In the genome of Lacerta agilis isolate rLacAgi1 chromosome 2, rLacAgi1.pri, whole genome shotgun sequence, one region contains:
- the LOC117042947 gene encoding 2-epi-5-epi-valiolone synthase-like, with translation MPQSKEIFLADMKSGTQGSKQTDFQLVRVRNTWCRIKKDEIIHDAENEIVVSQAKISETVSDGEISWTVEAPIYLCYKVVETRGLLDPSNKTLLYGHIRDPKELEKALHNEEAQRRFIVIDKTVDDLYGTTVREYFEANLVQYKILSLPTTEETKSMDLVLDILQEVQIFGIDRRAEPIIAIGGGACLDIVGLAASLYRRRTPYIRVPTTLLSYVDASVGAKNGVNFLQCKNKLGSYVPPVATFLDRAFLKTVPRQHISNGLGEILKMALMKHKGLFDLLKSHGKFLLDTKFQSHSGLVDHGDAALKTTRIAIETMLEELAPNLWEDDLNRLVDFGHLISPELEMRVLPTLMHGEAVNIDMAFMTYLSHVKGFLSDSEKAQIIQCMVALELPVWHKKCTWHLIKKALTERLKHSAGHMRMPLPTGLGTADIFNDISEETLERAYVLWTSECKNTSAEA, from the exons ATGCCACAGTCCAAAGAGATCTTCTTGGCTGATATGAAATCTGGAACACAGGGTTCCAAGCAAACGGACTTCCAGCTAGTGCGGGTCAGAAATACTTGGTGCCGAATCAAGAAAGATGAAATCATTCATGATGCTGAGAATGAGATCGTGGTCTCCCAGGCTAAAAT ATCTGAAACTGTCTCAGATGGAGAGATATCCTGGACAGTGGAAGCACCTATCTACCTTTGCTATAAGGTGGTGGAAACACGCGGTCTCCTGGATCCCTCCAACAAGACATTGCTGTACGGGCACATCAGAGATCCAAAGGAACTGGAGAAAGCCCTTCACAACGAAGAGGCCCAGAGGCGTTTCATTGTAATCGATAAGACGGTCGACGACTTGTATGGCACCACAGTCAGAGAATATTTTGAAGCAAACTTGGTTCAGTATAAAATCCTTTCCCTGCCCACCACAGAAGAGACCAAATCCATGGATTTGGTGCTTGATATTTTGCAGGAAGTGCAAATCTTTGGCATCGACAGGCGTGCTGAGCCTATTATAGCAATTGGTGGAGGGGCGTGCCTGGATATTGTGGGGCTGGCAGCATCGCTTTACAGGAGGCGCACCCCTTACATTCGTGTCCCCACCACCCTCCTGTCCTACGTGGATGCCAGCGTTGGAGCAAAGAACGGCGTCAATTTCCTTCAGTGCAAAAACAAGCTCGGGAGCTACGTTCCTCCTGTTGCCACTTTCCTTGACAGAGCCTTCCTCAAAACAGTCCCCCGCCAGCACATCTCCAATGGACTTGGGGAAATTTTAAAG ATGGCACTAATGAAACACAAGGGTCTGTTTGACTTGCTGAAAAGTCATGGGAAATTCTTACTGGATACCAAGTTCCAGTCGCACAGCGGCTTAGTTGACCATGGTGACGCTGCACTGAAGACAACCCGAATTGCCATAGAAACCATGCTGGAAGAGCTTGCCCCAAATCTGTGGGAAGATGATCTGAACAGGCTGGTTGATTTTGGCCACCTTATAAGCCCAGAACTGGAAATG AGAGTTTTACCAACGCTGATGCACGGAGAAGCTGTGAATATTGATATGGCTTTCATGACTTACCTGTCCCATGTGAAGGGATTTTTGAGCGACAGCGAGAAGGCTCAAATCATTCAGTGCATGGTCGCTTTGGAGCTCCCGGTGTGGCACAAGAAATGCACATGGCATCTTATCAAAAAGGCCTTGACGGAAAGATTGAAGCACAGCGCTGGGCACATGAGAATGCCTCTCCCAACTGGACTAGGAACAGCAG ATATATTCAACGACATCAGtgaggaaaccctggagagggcTTACGTTCTCTGGACCAGTGAATGCAAAAACACCTCTGCAGAAGCATGA